Proteins co-encoded in one Candidatus Zixiibacteriota bacterium genomic window:
- a CDS encoding TPM domain-containing protein has protein sequence MKKINAILAAIAVLFLISSIALAGDLPRPQGYLNDFAGVIDSRSAHQIESMCTSIEKSTGVEIAVVTIASLEGASLEQEALRYLVEWGIGKKGKDNGVIILVAQKERQVRIETGYDIEGVLPDGKAGEIIRYDIIPRFKQSDYGGGLSAAVFKIGKIVGGETVVYPKQNRKKSNLGGLVYLIFIVFFIISALTGRRRGRGLGLLFLMTGFGLGRGSGGFSGGSSGFGGGGFGGFGGGMGGGGGASGGW, from the coding sequence ATGAAAAAGATTAATGCAATTCTTGCTGCAATAGCAGTATTATTCCTTATATCCAGCATCGCTCTGGCAGGTGATTTACCACGCCCTCAAGGCTATCTAAACGATTTCGCCGGTGTAATCGACAGCCGCAGCGCCCACCAAATTGAATCGATGTGCACCTCTATTGAGAAAAGTACCGGAGTGGAGATCGCGGTGGTAACCATAGCAAGCTTAGAGGGGGCTTCGCTCGAACAGGAAGCATTGCGCTATCTTGTGGAATGGGGAATCGGCAAGAAGGGAAAGGACAATGGAGTGATAATCCTTGTCGCCCAAAAAGAACGCCAGGTTCGGATTGAGACAGGCTATGACATTGAGGGGGTTCTCCCCGATGGCAAAGCCGGTGAAATTATAAGATACGACATAATCCCTCGGTTTAAACAAAGTGATTATGGCGGCGGGCTTTCGGCGGCAGTGTTTAAAATCGGGAAAATCGTAGGCGGCGAAACAGTAGTCTATCCCAAACAAAACCGCAAAAAATCGAATCTTGGCGGTCTTGTCTATCTGATATTTATAGTCTTCTTCATTATCTCCGCATTAACCGGCAGACGGCGCGGCAGAGGCTTAGGCTTGCTCTTTTTAATGACCGGTTTTGGACTGGGTCGAGGCTCCGGCGGATTTAGCGGCGGTTCCAGCGGTTTTGGCGGCGGCGGTTTCGGCGGTTTTGGCGGCGGTATGGGCGGCGGCGGCGGCGCTTCCGGCGGATGGTAA